The following are encoded in a window of Rhodopirellula islandica genomic DNA:
- a CDS encoding PVC-type heme-binding CxxCH protein, translating to MTSMFYVDLAEFARVGARRSGLHLASSCRQTRGLAWGIGLLASLVVSSPALADEFPAPINTEPLAELDADGKLAGPPLLSPQEAADAIEMPEGFSATIFASEPDVQNPIDLAWDRKGQLWVAENYTYGQRGVSWRDDQRDRVLVFKDENLDGVADSRSVFLDSVQHLTSVEVGRGGVWLMCPPQLLFVPDADANSVPDSAPQVILDGFTIAEQNYHNLANGLRFGPDGWLYGRCGGSCTGRIGVPGTPDGERTALEGGIWRYNVDTHHFEVLCHGTTNPWGHDFDRNGELFFINTVNGHLWHGIHGAHLHRPFTLDPNPNAYELIDQHADHYHFDTSGKWQDSRDGAANDYGGGHAHVGMMIYQESTWPKEYQEDLYTLNFHGRRVNRERLEPHGTGYVGKHEKDMFLSDDVWFRGMELSAGPDGNVIVLDWADLGECHEHSGVHRSSGRVFQIRYEAGTPDDVADRLAKLNEPGINVEQTIAFQLAGDRWFSHQSRLQIAEAVAGGADASELNAALLKQFKDVEGTNPQQRLRMLWTLNVSGGLTRKVLLEGVADPSPHVRSWCFRLMTQHWPIDDVFGPTSASVAAEEKVYDEYRAYASDFLKHAEADVASVRLTLASILQRLPLGLRSELADFLTELDSGIEDADDHNQGMMIWYGLMACADEHPDELLVGGEQCQIPTTTRLISRALAERVDQHPKVFASLVTSVTRRLRGDHDLDGKANVACADAFLEGVSAGIVGVRKAERPEDWGDFQAVLAAHEDLQTKHAETLRKLNTLFGEGQSVGEMAAVAGDGDADILERLAAVRGLIETRGTDDAIPDSYIVRLAMPLIKDPRVNAKLAPALSTIEMPAVGSLLLDNLNRFRAPRRSGVVGLLCSRAVFADVLLTAIEQKKRPKDILTASHVRTILSLENDELTERVENVWGRIRDTPDDRKQEIEHWMQSLTRERLAKADASAGRALFQSACANCHQLFGTGGKVGPDLTGAQRSDLGYLLHNIIDPDSVVGADYRATKIVTADGRLLVGLVTQRTRQTTTIVAADQTWVLANDDIDLEAVTEQSPMPSGLLQPMTEQQVVDLIGYLQSPTQVALPDEK from the coding sequence ATGACTTCCATGTTCTACGTTGATCTCGCGGAATTTGCACGGGTGGGGGCGCGACGCAGCGGGCTGCATCTTGCGTCGTCCTGTCGCCAAACACGCGGGCTGGCGTGGGGGATTGGCTTGCTGGCGAGCCTGGTCGTCAGTTCACCTGCCTTGGCCGATGAGTTTCCTGCGCCGATCAACACAGAACCTCTCGCAGAATTGGACGCCGATGGCAAGCTCGCAGGTCCACCCCTGCTGTCGCCTCAGGAGGCCGCTGACGCGATCGAGATGCCAGAGGGATTTTCGGCGACCATCTTCGCGAGCGAACCAGACGTCCAGAATCCGATCGATTTGGCGTGGGACCGGAAAGGGCAGCTGTGGGTCGCGGAGAACTACACGTATGGACAGCGTGGCGTGTCGTGGCGGGACGATCAACGCGATCGAGTTCTGGTCTTCAAGGATGAAAATCTGGACGGGGTCGCGGATTCACGATCCGTGTTTTTAGACTCGGTGCAGCATTTGACCAGCGTCGAGGTGGGGCGAGGCGGTGTGTGGTTGATGTGCCCGCCACAACTGTTGTTCGTGCCGGATGCGGATGCGAACTCGGTTCCAGATTCGGCTCCTCAAGTCATCTTGGACGGGTTCACGATTGCAGAGCAGAACTATCACAACTTGGCCAACGGGTTGCGTTTTGGACCGGATGGCTGGCTGTACGGGCGTTGTGGTGGATCGTGCACAGGGCGGATTGGAGTGCCGGGGACTCCTGATGGCGAGCGGACTGCGCTCGAGGGCGGCATCTGGCGGTACAACGTGGACACGCACCACTTCGAGGTCCTGTGTCACGGGACGACGAACCCCTGGGGACACGATTTCGATCGCAACGGCGAGTTGTTTTTCATCAACACCGTCAACGGACATCTGTGGCATGGCATTCACGGGGCTCATCTTCACCGACCGTTCACTTTGGACCCGAACCCGAACGCTTATGAGTTGATTGATCAGCACGCTGATCACTATCACTTCGACACCTCCGGAAAATGGCAGGACTCACGTGACGGGGCCGCCAATGACTACGGGGGCGGGCACGCTCACGTGGGCATGATGATCTATCAAGAGTCGACTTGGCCGAAGGAATACCAAGAAGACCTGTACACGCTGAATTTCCATGGACGTCGTGTGAATCGCGAACGATTGGAACCGCACGGAACGGGTTATGTCGGCAAGCACGAGAAGGACATGTTCCTGAGCGACGACGTTTGGTTCCGCGGGATGGAGCTGTCCGCGGGTCCGGATGGCAACGTGATTGTTTTGGATTGGGCGGACTTGGGCGAGTGCCATGAGCACTCGGGAGTTCACCGGTCGAGTGGCCGCGTTTTCCAAATTCGCTATGAAGCGGGAACTCCGGACGACGTGGCTGATCGGCTTGCAAAGCTGAACGAACCCGGAATCAACGTTGAGCAAACGATCGCATTTCAATTGGCGGGCGATCGTTGGTTTTCGCATCAGTCTCGATTGCAAATCGCGGAAGCCGTTGCCGGAGGTGCCGACGCCAGCGAACTGAACGCGGCGTTGTTGAAACAATTCAAAGATGTCGAGGGAACCAATCCGCAACAACGCTTGCGGATGTTATGGACGCTGAACGTTTCTGGCGGTTTGACTCGCAAGGTTTTGCTTGAAGGTGTCGCTGATCCGTCGCCGCACGTTCGCTCATGGTGCTTTCGCTTGATGACGCAACATTGGCCGATCGACGATGTGTTCGGGCCAACTTCGGCGAGTGTGGCAGCGGAGGAGAAGGTGTACGACGAGTACCGTGCTTATGCGAGCGATTTTCTGAAGCATGCGGAGGCCGATGTTGCTTCGGTGCGATTGACGCTCGCGTCGATTCTGCAGCGATTGCCGTTGGGGTTACGAAGTGAGTTGGCGGATTTCTTGACGGAGTTGGATTCTGGCATCGAGGACGCGGACGATCACAACCAGGGAATGATGATTTGGTACGGGTTGATGGCGTGCGCGGACGAGCACCCCGATGAGTTGCTCGTTGGCGGGGAGCAATGCCAAATTCCAACCACCACACGACTGATTTCGCGAGCGTTGGCCGAACGAGTCGACCAGCACCCGAAGGTGTTTGCGAGTTTAGTGACGTCGGTGACACGACGCCTGCGCGGCGATCATGATTTGGATGGCAAAGCCAACGTGGCGTGCGCGGATGCGTTCTTGGAAGGTGTGTCAGCTGGAATTGTGGGAGTGCGAAAGGCGGAGCGTCCGGAAGACTGGGGCGATTTCCAAGCGGTGTTGGCGGCTCATGAGGACTTGCAGACCAAACACGCGGAAACCCTTCGTAAGTTGAACACGTTGTTCGGCGAAGGCCAAAGCGTTGGTGAGATGGCGGCGGTCGCGGGCGATGGTGACGCGGATATTCTGGAGCGATTGGCCGCGGTTCGAGGGCTGATTGAAACCAGAGGGACGGACGATGCCATTCCCGATTCCTACATCGTTCGGTTGGCAATGCCTTTGATCAAGGATCCACGCGTCAACGCGAAATTGGCTCCCGCGTTGTCAACGATTGAGATGCCAGCGGTGGGAAGTTTGTTGCTTGACAACCTGAATCGGTTTCGAGCCCCGCGCCGTTCTGGCGTGGTGGGGTTGCTGTGTTCCCGAGCCGTTTTCGCGGACGTGTTGCTGACGGCGATTGAGCAGAAGAAGCGTCCCAAGGACATTTTGACGGCTTCTCACGTGCGGACGATTCTTTCGCTTGAGAACGATGAGTTGACCGAGCGAGTCGAGAATGTTTGGGGGCGAATCCGTGACACGCCTGACGATCGGAAGCAGGAGATCGAGCATTGGATGCAATCCTTGACACGCGAGCGGTTGGCCAAGGCGGATGCTTCGGCCGGGCGGGCCTTGTTTCAGTCCGCGTGTGCGAATTGCCATCAACTGTTTGGAACGGGCGGCAAGGTGGGGCCGGATTTGACAGGGGCTCAGCGGAGCGATCTTGGTTACTTGTTGCATAACATCATCGACCCGGACTCCGTCGTGGGGGCGGACTACCGAGCGACAAAAATCGTGACGGCCGATGGGCGATTGTTGGTGGGCTTGGTCACACAGCGGACCCGGCAGACCACCACGATTGTCGCCGCGGATCAGACCTGGGTGTTGGCAAACGACGACATTGATTTGGAGGCCGTGACCGAGCAATCACCCATGCCTAGCGGTTTGCTGCAACCGATGACGGAGCAGCAAGTGGTTGATTTAATCGGCTACCTGCAAAGTCCGACGCAGGTGGCGTTGCCGGAC
- a CDS encoding rhomboid family intramembrane serine protease, which translates to MRRIGNFSDPKLADQFNDFLQTQRIPAKVDHDENSHDIWIRDEKDVAAAREAMEEFKQSPGAAKFNVSAEAARLRKEDEAEKQRKLALQKKSQQKLRSSSGAFGGRTAMSGNIPVVIGMIVICGVISYATNFAQPKPLRNLPDQMTMEGWEQGDYFSFEQKLFFGLTLAGEVDYKKTDDPWVSIKKGEVWRLITPAFLHGSPMHLVFNMMALFTLGSVVERLHGSLFIAGLLLISHLVGTIVQVVLPDWLEGPMAIGASGAVFGVFGFIWIRPKFHPSYPVGIPPFNVYLMLGFMFACMTPLIQGIANGAHVGGLLTGMAIAALAPKSI; encoded by the coding sequence ATGCGGCGAATCGGCAATTTTTCCGATCCCAAATTGGCGGACCAATTCAACGACTTCCTGCAGACTCAGAGAATTCCTGCGAAAGTCGACCACGACGAAAACTCCCATGATATCTGGATCCGCGACGAGAAAGATGTCGCGGCGGCCCGAGAAGCCATGGAAGAGTTCAAACAGTCGCCCGGTGCAGCCAAATTCAACGTTTCCGCCGAAGCCGCTCGCTTGCGCAAAGAAGACGAGGCGGAAAAGCAGCGCAAGCTCGCATTGCAAAAGAAGTCGCAGCAAAAGCTGCGGAGTTCATCGGGGGCGTTCGGAGGGCGAACCGCCATGTCCGGCAACATCCCCGTCGTCATCGGCATGATCGTGATTTGTGGCGTGATCAGTTACGCCACCAACTTTGCCCAGCCCAAACCGCTTCGCAACCTTCCCGACCAAATGACAATGGAAGGATGGGAACAGGGCGACTATTTTTCATTCGAACAGAAGCTGTTCTTCGGCCTGACCCTGGCCGGGGAGGTCGACTACAAAAAAACAGATGACCCGTGGGTATCAATCAAGAAGGGGGAGGTCTGGCGACTGATCACCCCCGCATTCTTGCACGGTTCGCCCATGCACCTGGTCTTCAACATGATGGCCCTGTTCACGCTGGGCAGTGTCGTCGAACGTTTGCACGGCTCGCTGTTCATCGCGGGACTGCTGCTGATTTCTCATCTCGTCGGAACGATCGTTCAAGTCGTCCTGCCCGATTGGCTGGAAGGCCCCATGGCGATCGGAGCATCCGGAGCGGTGTTCGGGGTCTTCGGATTCATTTGGATCCGTCCAAAATTTCACCCGTCCTATCCGGTTGGCATCCCGCCATTCAATGTCTACCTGATGCTCGGATTCATGTTCGCCTGCATGACGCCGCTGATTCAGGGCATCGCCAACGGTGCCCACGTCGGTGGTTTGCTGACCGGGATGGCCATCGCCGCACTGGCCCCCAAAAGCATCTGA
- a CDS encoding sulfatase yields the protein MTRLLSFRQKLASNRIAETAKRVGALALALFFIRPALGEERPNVLLIIADDLNCAIGPYGDPNAITPHLDALAERGLVFDRTYCQQAVCNPSRSSFLTGLRPDTVGVDDLRKSFRETAPNGASLVTLPQHFKNHGYFCQDIGKIFHNMGDTQDRQSWSMDEAFHAGTHAADTVHSNTPVALRARKIKKAPVTEALDVPDTAYRDGQISRLAASVIRDYPRDSAPFFLGVGFWRPHLPFVAPKKYWDLYDPEQITAPELESKPLDVPDIAMHISRELHGYDGVPKQAELSPELKRHLRHGYYASISFLDAQVGLILDALKVSGQQDNTLVAFVSDHGFHIGEKTLWGKTSNFELDARVPLIIADPRTDQTGQRTNCLTELVDLYPTLASLAGIADDLPENLEGSDLSSLLTTPNQMLKVAAFTQHQHPFYAPREKWIAWGYSVRSPDWRYTQWRSIQDDQIIAEELYDHRTDPTESQNVVEQHPEIARKHAKQLANHPASSSGRLSD from the coding sequence GTGACCAGGTTGCTTTCGTTCCGCCAAAAACTCGCTTCCAATCGCATCGCTGAAACAGCCAAACGGGTCGGCGCACTCGCCCTCGCACTGTTCTTCATCCGCCCAGCTCTCGGCGAAGAACGCCCCAACGTCTTGCTGATCATCGCCGATGACCTGAATTGTGCGATCGGCCCCTATGGCGACCCCAATGCGATCACGCCCCACCTGGATGCACTCGCGGAACGCGGGCTGGTGTTCGATCGAACCTACTGCCAACAAGCCGTCTGCAATCCCTCGCGATCCTCGTTCTTGACCGGACTGCGTCCTGACACAGTGGGCGTCGATGACCTACGCAAAAGTTTTCGCGAGACCGCTCCCAACGGCGCCTCGCTGGTCACGCTGCCGCAACACTTCAAGAACCATGGCTACTTCTGCCAAGACATTGGCAAGATCTTTCACAACATGGGCGACACCCAAGACCGCCAATCATGGTCGATGGACGAAGCCTTCCACGCAGGAACGCATGCCGCCGACACCGTGCACTCCAACACACCCGTCGCCTTGCGTGCTCGCAAGATCAAGAAGGCACCGGTGACGGAAGCGCTCGACGTGCCCGACACCGCCTATCGCGATGGCCAGATCTCGCGTCTGGCTGCGTCCGTGATTCGCGACTACCCCCGCGACTCTGCCCCGTTCTTCTTGGGCGTCGGATTCTGGCGTCCTCATTTGCCCTTCGTTGCACCAAAGAAGTACTGGGACCTCTACGATCCGGAGCAAATCACCGCTCCCGAACTCGAATCCAAACCGCTCGATGTCCCCGACATCGCGATGCACATTTCGCGGGAACTTCACGGGTACGATGGAGTCCCCAAGCAAGCCGAGTTGTCACCGGAACTGAAACGACATCTTCGCCATGGGTACTACGCTTCGATCAGCTTCCTCGATGCCCAAGTTGGGCTGATCTTGGATGCACTCAAAGTAAGCGGCCAGCAAGACAACACACTTGTCGCTTTCGTTTCGGACCACGGATTCCACATCGGCGAAAAAACGTTGTGGGGCAAGACCAGCAACTTCGAGCTCGACGCCAGAGTTCCTCTGATCATCGCGGATCCACGCACCGACCAGACGGGCCAGCGAACCAATTGCCTGACCGAATTGGTTGATCTCTACCCCACCCTTGCATCTCTCGCGGGCATCGCTGACGACCTCCCCGAGAACTTGGAAGGATCCGACCTCTCGTCGCTGCTCACGACCCCAAACCAAATGCTGAAGGTCGCCGCCTTCACCCAGCACCAGCATCCGTTTTACGCACCTCGCGAAAAGTGGATCGCGTGGGGCTACTCCGTTCGATCGCCAGATTGGCGATACACCCAGTGGCGATCAATCCAGGACGATCAAATCATCGCGGAAGAACTCTACGATCATCGCACCGACCCGACCGAAAGCCAAAACGTCGTTGAGCAACACCCTGAAATCGCTCGCAAGCATGCCAAACAGCTCGCCAATCATCCCGCGTCTTCTTCTGGCCGCTTGTCGGATTGA
- a CDS encoding family 16 glycosylhydrolase: MIKWNRSDDFKGEEVDWRKWNKRPENFGAWTWDNDSNATVANGVLTLTVRRVDSKEGATDVLRDQSGNPTPFTSGMLKSYAVGTYGYYEARIKGSSVFPGVCPSFWLYSKIDDSIVSAGEVRYSEIDIVELSQRGDRVEGNRRIMDHNLHAIVSNGKPGIAGRGWQRPNDERFQDTQANEYKAPFDPGEDFHTYGCRVGRDEIVWYVDGIEVGRKKNVHWDREMNVAISLGLRAPFAVFADNRLRANVAHPATELPTTMEVDYVRVWEFEE; the protein is encoded by the coding sequence GTGATCAAGTGGAACCGTTCGGATGACTTCAAAGGCGAAGAGGTCGATTGGCGAAAGTGGAACAAGCGTCCCGAGAACTTTGGTGCCTGGACGTGGGACAACGATTCCAACGCCACCGTGGCCAACGGAGTGCTCACGCTGACGGTTCGGCGTGTTGATTCGAAAGAGGGGGCCACTGATGTGTTGCGGGACCAAAGTGGGAATCCCACCCCGTTCACATCCGGCATGCTGAAGTCGTATGCGGTTGGAACCTATGGGTATTACGAAGCAAGGATCAAGGGATCGTCGGTGTTTCCCGGAGTGTGCCCATCGTTCTGGCTGTACAGCAAGATTGATGATTCGATCGTATCAGCCGGCGAGGTTCGCTACAGCGAAATTGACATCGTGGAATTGTCTCAGCGGGGAGACCGAGTCGAGGGGAATCGACGGATCATGGATCACAACCTCCACGCGATCGTGTCGAATGGCAAGCCGGGAATCGCTGGGCGAGGGTGGCAACGACCGAATGATGAGCGCTTTCAAGACACCCAGGCAAACGAATACAAAGCACCATTCGATCCGGGAGAAGATTTTCACACGTACGGATGCCGTGTCGGGCGTGACGAGATCGTTTGGTATGTCGATGGCATCGAAGTGGGGCGCAAGAAAAATGTCCACTGGGATCGAGAGATGAACGTGGCAATTTCGCTTGGGCTGCGTGCACCGTTTGCGGTGTTTGCGGACAATCGTTTGCGGGCCAATGTTGCTCATCCAGCCACTGAACTTCCCACCACGATGGAAGTCGATTACGTGCGGGTTTGGGAATTCGAAGAGTGA
- a CDS encoding glucuronyl esterase domain-containing protein has translation MFRALTMLILVAVGSTVALGKEPADTNYDEAKVPAYDLPDPLIDHAGQSVGREEWMMHRRGEVLRMFEESVYGKTPSQELSVRYEVMETDPNALGGRATRKQVAAFFGEDAYRIDILIYLPNAPEAPVAGFVGLNFNGNQTIHSDPGILDQGTGKERGSSASRWQVEEIIDRGYAVATIHRDQVDPDNYRNDFTDGIHPLFYREGQTKPEPTEWGSIGAWGWALSRVLDRLEMEPRVDATRMAVVGHSRLGKAALWAGAQDTRFAMVISNDSGCGGASLYRRCFGERIHHMIKPVGYWFCTNHHQYQHREDALPVDQHMLLALVSPRPLYVASATNDRWADPKGEFLAAKHASLVYELLGQPALTQEDFPAPGQPIHTTIGYHLREGDHDITAYDWEQYLRFADQHLSR, from the coding sequence ATGTTCCGTGCGTTGACGATGTTGATTCTGGTGGCGGTCGGTTCAACGGTGGCGCTCGGGAAAGAGCCCGCGGATACCAACTATGATGAAGCGAAGGTGCCTGCCTACGATTTGCCGGATCCGTTGATTGACCACGCCGGGCAGTCGGTGGGGCGAGAGGAATGGATGATGCATCGGCGTGGGGAAGTGCTGCGGATGTTTGAAGAATCGGTGTATGGGAAGACGCCGAGTCAGGAATTGTCGGTGCGGTATGAGGTGATGGAGACGGATCCGAACGCTTTGGGTGGGCGTGCCACGCGAAAACAGGTGGCTGCATTCTTTGGGGAGGATGCGTACCGGATTGATATCTTGATTTATCTGCCGAACGCTCCGGAGGCTCCAGTCGCTGGGTTTGTCGGCTTGAATTTCAATGGGAATCAAACGATTCATTCTGACCCGGGAATTTTGGATCAAGGAACGGGGAAGGAACGTGGTTCTTCCGCCAGTCGTTGGCAAGTGGAAGAAATCATTGATCGAGGGTACGCGGTTGCCACGATTCATCGTGACCAGGTTGATCCTGACAATTATCGCAACGACTTCACGGACGGCATTCACCCGTTGTTCTACCGGGAGGGACAGACCAAACCGGAGCCGACGGAATGGGGCTCCATTGGTGCATGGGGTTGGGCGTTGTCGCGAGTTTTGGATCGCCTGGAAATGGAGCCACGCGTGGATGCGACGCGAATGGCGGTCGTGGGGCATTCGCGGTTGGGCAAAGCTGCCCTTTGGGCGGGGGCTCAAGACACTCGATTCGCGATGGTGATCAGCAATGATTCCGGCTGTGGTGGAGCGTCGCTCTACCGGCGTTGCTTTGGGGAACGGATTCATCACATGATCAAGCCGGTGGGATATTGGTTCTGCACCAATCACCATCAGTACCAGCATCGGGAAGACGCGTTGCCGGTGGACCAGCACATGCTGCTGGCCCTCGTCTCTCCTCGGCCGTTGTATGTTGCCAGTGCCACGAACGATCGTTGGGCGGATCCCAAGGGAGAATTCTTGGCGGCGAAACATGCCAGCCTGGTTTATGAACTGTTGGGACAACCTGCTTTGACACAGGAGGATTTCCCTGCACCTGGGCAACCGATTCACACGACCATCGGCTATCACTTGCGAGAAGGTGATCACGATATCACTGCGTACGATTGGGAACAGTATCTCAGGTTCGCGGATCAGCATTTGAGTCGTTAG
- a CDS encoding substrate-binding domain-containing protein, with translation MTETFAIVGFLLAAYYIVANDAIQTLGTFLSSNAKRPWWLLWAFACTVLMIVFVYGWISNDGDVSFGRLSKFPQPAGGITWLHIIPPIIILFLTRFGVPVSTTFLVLAVFAPGNMTSMLTKSMLGYLVSFFVAIGVYVLIAKTFEKKIADSKDKPAAKPWYMLQWVSTAFLWSQWLMHDLANIFVYLPRKLDAPYFFFAAIVMLGLHAFIFSRRGGEIQQIVTSKTNTGDIRSATVVDFIYGFILVIFKEYSNMPMSTTWVFLGLLAGRETAISLLLKAPPLKETTGIIFRDAGKATIGLAVSAMLALGLPILASSINGTATASSEPKATVSAPSGEGLAGLASFEPVEVPAGTLRIAGSDTLRPVALGWIEEFSRFTPTVSMELESKGTVSAIPALIAGEAEIGLMSRAPTRDELAAFRKQFQTPPVVVQVGLDALAVYVHQDNPLRGLTLAEVASIFGPQKAGRELTWGKFVLPPFPDEPISVYGRNELSGTRDFFVDVVLDGGEFRRDYQPQEDSVAVVDEVGGSLAAIGYAGLDFSVDSVRPIAIAQNDDEPYRQFFNERHANDPSLQRRFKPVYSGQYPLARHLYAVAFKPEGKPMDEATATFLRYAISKQGQIVVINTGLIPLDQSMHEQQSLKLTEGYRPSF, from the coding sequence ATGACCGAAACCTTTGCGATCGTTGGCTTTCTGTTGGCGGCCTATTACATCGTGGCGAACGATGCGATTCAGACGTTGGGCACGTTTCTGAGTTCCAATGCCAAGCGACCGTGGTGGTTGCTGTGGGCGTTCGCCTGTACCGTGCTGATGATCGTGTTCGTCTATGGCTGGATCTCCAATGACGGCGACGTGTCGTTCGGTCGTCTTTCGAAGTTCCCACAACCGGCCGGCGGGATCACTTGGTTGCATATCATTCCGCCGATCATCATTTTGTTTTTGACGCGATTCGGAGTCCCCGTCAGCACCACGTTTTTGGTCTTGGCTGTTTTCGCACCTGGCAACATGACATCCATGTTGACCAAGTCGATGCTGGGATACTTGGTGTCGTTCTTCGTCGCCATCGGTGTTTATGTGCTGATCGCGAAGACGTTTGAAAAGAAAATCGCTGACTCCAAAGACAAACCCGCCGCGAAGCCTTGGTATATGCTTCAGTGGGTGTCGACGGCGTTCCTGTGGAGCCAGTGGTTGATGCATGACTTGGCAAACATCTTTGTGTATTTGCCGCGAAAATTGGACGCACCATATTTCTTCTTTGCCGCCATCGTGATGCTCGGCTTGCACGCGTTCATTTTTTCGCGTCGCGGCGGTGAAATCCAGCAGATCGTGACCAGCAAAACCAACACCGGGGACATTCGATCCGCCACCGTGGTTGATTTCATCTATGGTTTCATCCTGGTGATCTTCAAGGAATACAGCAACATGCCGATGAGCACGACGTGGGTGTTCTTGGGATTGTTGGCCGGCCGCGAAACGGCAATCTCATTGTTGTTGAAGGCTCCGCCATTGAAGGAGACAACAGGCATCATTTTTCGGGACGCTGGCAAGGCAACGATCGGTTTGGCGGTCAGTGCGATGTTGGCGCTTGGGTTGCCGATTTTGGCGAGCAGCATCAACGGAACGGCAACCGCATCGTCCGAGCCCAAGGCGACTGTTTCGGCGCCCAGCGGCGAAGGGTTGGCTGGTCTCGCTTCGTTTGAACCGGTGGAGGTTCCTGCGGGAACACTTCGGATCGCCGGATCCGACACGCTCCGTCCGGTGGCGTTGGGATGGATTGAAGAATTCAGTCGATTCACACCAACGGTGTCCATGGAACTGGAATCGAAGGGAACCGTTTCGGCAATTCCTGCATTGATCGCCGGTGAAGCTGAAATTGGTTTGATGAGTCGGGCGCCAACCCGTGATGAATTGGCAGCGTTTCGGAAACAGTTTCAAACACCGCCGGTCGTCGTTCAGGTTGGACTGGATGCTTTGGCGGTTTACGTGCACCAGGACAACCCGTTGCGTGGGCTGACGCTTGCGGAAGTCGCCAGCATCTTTGGCCCGCAAAAAGCAGGACGCGAATTGACGTGGGGCAAGTTTGTTTTGCCTCCGTTCCCCGATGAGCCGATTTCGGTTTACGGACGAAATGAGCTGTCGGGAACGCGAGACTTTTTCGTCGATGTTGTCCTCGACGGCGGCGAGTTTCGTCGTGACTACCAACCCCAAGAGGACTCGGTCGCAGTCGTGGATGAGGTAGGTGGTTCGTTGGCCGCGATTGGCTACGCGGGATTGGACTTTTCGGTGGATTCGGTTCGCCCCATCGCAATCGCACAGAACGACGACGAACCGTATCGCCAATTCTTCAACGAGCGACACGCGAACGACCCGTCTTTGCAACGCCGTTTCAAACCGGTTTATTCGGGGCAGTATCCGTTGGCGAGACATTTGTACGCGGTCGCCTTCAAACCAGAAGGCAAACCGATGGACGAAGCGACCGCCACCTTCCTGCGATATGCGATCTCGAAGCAGGGGCAGATCGTGGTCATCAACACCGGGCTGATTCCGCTGGATCAATCGATGCACGAGCAACAATCCTTGAAGTTGACAGAAGGCTACCGACCGAGTTTCTGA